In Methanophagales archaeon, the sequence GTTTCAAAATGCACTTACAGAGGCTGCATCTAATAGTGAGGATGATACAATAAATGTGGCAGCAGGGAATTACGATATTACTACTACCCTTAGGTATTCTACCAACAATGGGGATAGCGGTCATACACTCACTATCCAGGGTGCTGGTACAGATAAGACAATCCTGGATGGCGGAAAAAGCGTTCAGATTATGTATATAAATACTGACACAGATAAGAATGGCGGTGATAGTGGTGGTGATAGTGGTGGTGATAGTGGTGGTGATGTGACAATAGAGGGTATGGCTTTTAATAATGGGAAACATAACATCTCTGGCGGTGGTCTTTATGTGGATGGGTATGGGGCAAATATAACAATAAAACAGTGTGCATTCTCAGGAAATTCAGCTGGTTATTATGGTGGTGGTGTATATGTATCTTTGCAATCAGGCACAACAACTATTACAAACAATACA encodes:
- a CDS encoding right-handed parallel beta-helix repeat-containing protein, which encodes MRARLLSSAFLVALLATNVVFGKTFNVTNPDEFQNALTEAASNSEDDTINVAAGNYDITTTLRYSTNNGDSGHTLTIQGAGTDKTILDGGKSVQIMYINTDTDKNGGDSGGDSGGDSGGDVTIEGMAFNNGKHNISGGGLYVDGYGANITIKQCAFSGNSAGYYGGGVYVSLQSGTTTITNNTFSGNSANYGGGVYVSSHSGRTTITNNTFSGNSANYGGGVYVSSHSGRTTITNNTFSGNSANYGGGVDAYLRDDSAILNVYNNILFGNIA